A single genomic interval of Zingiber officinale cultivar Zhangliang chromosome 4A, Zo_v1.1, whole genome shotgun sequence harbors:
- the LOC121972482 gene encoding zinc finger protein ZAT3-like produces MAGRFLRCTLPAASWGIKRQRTEGRRPSHPPSVFVSRDEEDCILGLLMLSGALLDLRRGVPPPQAPKQLLMLPSRSSPPPAETREQESPYLISFPGLMPLLPPPKENQSPALKQQQQQRQNETLSPATPSTADLRRYECPECGKAFFSYQALGGHKSSHRKRRWAQEQESPYLISFPGLMLPLLPPPEEKQSSLSSPALKQEQQRQNETLSPATPSTADLRRYECPECGKAFSSYQALGGHKSIHRKRRSPSASQTEKQRRVKARRAMLCHRFH; encoded by the coding sequence ATGGCCGGCAGATTCCTCCGATGCACTCTGCCAGCTGCCTCGTGGGGGATAAAGCGCCAGCGAACGGAGGGCCGTCGCCCTTCGCATCCGCCCTCGGTTTTCGTCAGTCGAGATGAGGAGGACTGCATCCTCGGTCTCCTCATGCTGTCGGGTGCCCTGCTCGACCTTCGCCGCGGGGTTCCGCCGCCGCAAGCACCAAAGCAGCTGCTGATGCTTCCTTCCCGATCGTCGCCTCCACCGGCGGAGACGCGGGAGCAAGAATCGCCTTATCTGATCTCATTCCCTGGGCTAATGCCGCTTCTGCCTCCGCCGAAGGAAAATCAGTCTCCGGCTCTgaaacaacaacaacagcaacggCAGAACGAGACGCTTTCCCCTGCGACGCCTTCAACGGCCGATCTGCGCCGTTACGAGTGCCCAGAATGTGGAAAGGCATTCTTTTCGTACCAGGCCCTCGGCGGCCACAAAAGCAGCCACCGGAAGCGCCGCTGGGCGCAGGAGCAAGAATCGCCGTATCTGATCTCATTCCCTGGGCTAATGCTGCCGCTTCTGCCTCCGCCGGAGGAAAAGCAGTCTTCGCTTTCGTCCCCGGCGCTGAAACAAGAACAGCAGCGGCAGAACGAGACGCTTTCTCCTGCGACGCCTTCAACGGCCGATCTGCGCCGCTACGAGTGCCCAGAATGCGGAAAAGCATTCTCTTCGTACCAGGCACTCGGCGGCCACAAAAGCATCCACCGGAAGCGGCGGTCGCCCAGCGCCTCCCAGACAGAAAAGCAGAGACGCGTCAAGGCGAGAAGAGCAATGCTATGCCATCGATTTCACTGA
- the LOC121970102 gene encoding uncharacterized protein LOC121970102: MKEVVLHVYDVTNSGSEKTNNTILQINRIFKDRIGLGGIFHSAIQVYGDEEWSFGFCEQGSGVFSCPPSRNPMYTYRERIVLGETDCSIFDVNMMLRELSQAWPGQSYDLLAKNCNHFCDTFCERLGVPKLPGWVNRFANAGDTAVVVAGNAAFRLRQAKQEIVTASKVAYRFMSGLASNPNSEGTPESPSNSNRGTPKFQGAWFKNLMSMGAKPSTSTSELLEESGVIPTRPQQHSEVATQLETK; the protein is encoded by the exons ATGAAGGAGGTAGTGCTGCACGTTTACGACGTGACCAACAGCGGATCGGAGAAGACGAACAACACCATCCTCCAGATTAACCGCATCTTTAAGGATCGTATCGGACTGGGAGGCATCTTCCACAGCGCCATTCAG GTTTATGGAGATGAGGAATGGTCATTTGGATTTTGTGAACAAGGCTCTGGAGTTTTCAGTTGTCCACCATCTAGAAATCCTATGTATACCTACCGTGAGAGAATTGTTCTGGGGGAAACAGATTGCTCCATTTTTGATGTAAATATGATGCTGAGAGAGCTTAGTCAAGCATGGCCTGGGCAGTCATATGACCTTTTAGCAAAGAATTGCAATCACTTCTGTGACACATTTTGTGAAAGGCTAGGTGTCCCAAAACTTCCTG GCTGGGTTAATCGCTTTGCCAATGCTGGTGATACTGCTGTTGTAGTTGCAGGAAATGCGGCATTCAGG CTGCGGCAAGCCAAACAAGAAATCGTAACCGCAAGCAAAGTTGCATACAGATTTATGTCTGGCCTAGCTTCAAATCCAAATTCAGAAGGCACACCAGAATCCCCAAGCAATTCTAACAGAGGCACCCCTAAATTTCAAGGTGCATGGTTTAAAAACTTGATGTCCATGGGTGCCAAACCTTCGACTAGCACATCAGAGCTTTTGGAAGAGTCTGGCGTCATTCCTACCCGCCCCCAACAGCATTCAGAAGTGGCAACACAGCTCGAAACAAAATAG